Proteins encoded within one genomic window of Sphingosinicella ginsenosidimutans:
- a CDS encoding DUF3828 domain-containing protein, producing the protein MENAVALPAASPANASKSAAGAAPDRAAVQPLIDRIYGPYVRGELEGTPDDVQTAGLRAAFARITEADELEADPYCECQDFEHFSYRIASIEPSASGAIVRVAISNFGESTTIVLHLAQEDGQWRVADVGEGDQSVLAMARHAGSGD; encoded by the coding sequence GTGGAGAACGCCGTTGCTCTCCCCGCCGCGTCGCCAGCGAACGCGAGCAAGAGCGCGGCGGGCGCGGCCCCGGACCGGGCGGCCGTCCAGCCGCTGATCGATCGAATCTACGGGCCCTATGTCCGCGGCGAGCTTGAAGGGACGCCGGACGACGTCCAGACCGCCGGCCTTCGCGCCGCTTTCGCGCGGATCACCGAAGCCGATGAGCTCGAGGCCGATCCGTATTGCGAATGCCAGGATTTCGAGCATTTCAGCTACCGCATCGCCTCGATCGAGCCGAGCGCGAGCGGCGCGATCGTTCGGGTCGCGATCAGCAATTTCGGTGAATCGACGACGATCGTGCTGCACCTGGCGCAGGAAGACGGCCAGTGGCGCGTTGCCGATGTCGGCGAGGGGGACCAGAGCGTGCTCGCGATGGCGCGGCACGCCGGGTCGGGCGACTAG
- the mfd gene encoding transcription-repair coupling factor, whose translation MTDLHKILAADQPMTLAGVPAGFLPWLAADLARAARGRAVFIAPDEAAMRALADAAHYFAPELETLTFPAWDCLPYDRASPSLRATSERLATLHSLQRKSDKPQLLVTTVNAALQRTLTPFRIRRLVARLAPGERIDIAHLTTLLAANGYARTETVRDPGEFAVRGGIVDLFPAGEEQALRLDFFGDEIESVRRFDAASQRSIERIEGFTLLPASETLLDEESVKRFRSRYRELFGATATGDPVYQAVSDGRRIAGVDHWLPLFEERLSTLFDHLAEGDLVVRDAGDSGAAEARFEAVADYYENRKRAQSSDPGSYRPLEPQSLYLEREEWAALADARPFHLVTPFHEPDSATVLDFEVEPPRDFAPERASGANVYEAVVAHLGGLRRNGRKVILASYSAGARERLKGLLADHGLAKVADAETWQESLGAASRGKSSSAAPVALAVIQLDHGFTTPDVAVLTEQDMLGDRLVRRRRKRSSQAFLDELATLSPGDLVVHADHGIGRYEGLTQIPVQQAPHDCVALVYAGGDKLFVPVENIDILSRYGSESEGVALDRLGGEAWQRRKSRMKERIREIAGELIKTAAERALRPGAVAEPDTGYAAFADRFPYEETEDQDRAIADVIADLGSGKPMDRLVCGDVGFGKTEVALRAAFIAAMAGMQVALVAPTTLLARQHFQNFKERFQGFPIEIGRLSRLVPAKEAAATKAGLKEGKIDIVVGTHAILGKGVEFRNLGLVIVDEEQRFGVVHKEKLKTLRADVHVLTLTATPIPRTLQMAMSGLRELSVIQTPPVDRLAVRTYVMPWDGVVVREALLREHYRGGQTFFVVPRISDLTDVEEFLREEVPEVRAVTAHGQMAPTEIEERMSAFYDRKYEVLLSTTIIESGLDIPSANTLIVHRADRFGLAQLYQLRGRVGRAKTRAYAYFTTPADRLITETADKRLQVLASLESLGAGFQLATHDLDIRGAGNLLGDEQSGHIREVGFELYQSMLEEAILEAKAGGVAPRAESFSPQITIDAPILIPETYVPDLDLRMGLYRRMNELESTADIDPFAAELIDRFGKLPAETANLLKVIEIKMNCRTAMVAKMDVGPKGALVHFHDDTFPDLPGLLAYVERLKGTAKLRPDSKLVITRDWPSAEARLNGALQLSKGLAKILA comes from the coding sequence ATGACCGATCTTCACAAAATCCTCGCGGCCGATCAGCCGATGACACTTGCCGGCGTGCCGGCCGGGTTCCTGCCGTGGCTCGCCGCCGATCTGGCGCGGGCGGCGCGTGGACGGGCTGTCTTCATCGCGCCCGACGAGGCGGCGATGCGGGCGCTCGCGGATGCGGCGCATTACTTCGCGCCGGAGCTGGAGACGCTGACCTTCCCGGCCTGGGACTGCCTTCCCTATGACCGCGCCTCGCCATCGCTGCGTGCGACCTCCGAACGGTTGGCGACCCTCCATTCACTCCAGCGCAAGAGCGACAAGCCGCAGCTGCTCGTCACCACCGTCAACGCCGCGCTGCAGCGCACGCTGACGCCCTTCCGCATCCGCCGGCTCGTCGCCCGCCTCGCCCCTGGCGAGCGGATCGACATCGCCCACCTCACGACCCTGCTTGCCGCCAACGGCTATGCGCGGACCGAGACGGTCCGCGACCCCGGCGAGTTCGCGGTGCGCGGCGGCATCGTCGACCTCTTCCCAGCCGGCGAGGAGCAGGCGCTTCGGCTCGATTTCTTCGGCGACGAGATCGAGAGCGTCCGCCGCTTCGACGCCGCCAGCCAGCGGAGCATCGAACGGATCGAGGGCTTCACCCTGCTGCCCGCCTCCGAAACGCTGCTCGACGAAGAGAGCGTCAAGCGCTTCCGCTCGCGCTACCGCGAGCTGTTCGGCGCCACCGCGACCGGCGATCCGGTTTACCAGGCCGTGTCCGACGGGCGCCGCATCGCCGGCGTCGATCACTGGCTCCCGCTGTTCGAGGAGCGCCTGTCCACCCTGTTCGATCATCTGGCCGAGGGCGATCTCGTCGTCCGCGACGCTGGGGACAGCGGCGCCGCGGAAGCGCGGTTCGAGGCGGTGGCGGACTATTATGAGAACCGCAAGCGGGCGCAGTCTTCCGATCCCGGAAGCTATCGGCCGCTCGAGCCGCAAAGCCTGTATCTCGAACGTGAAGAGTGGGCGGCACTCGCCGATGCCCGGCCGTTCCACCTCGTCACCCCGTTCCACGAGCCGGACAGCGCCACCGTGCTCGATTTCGAGGTGGAGCCGCCCCGCGATTTCGCGCCGGAGCGCGCAAGCGGCGCGAATGTCTACGAGGCGGTCGTCGCCCATCTCGGCGGGCTGCGTCGGAACGGCCGCAAGGTCATCCTCGCCAGCTATTCCGCCGGCGCGCGCGAACGGCTGAAGGGCCTGCTCGCCGATCACGGGCTTGCGAAGGTTGCGGACGCCGAAACCTGGCAGGAGTCGCTTGGCGCGGCGTCCCGTGGCAAGAGCAGCAGCGCGGCGCCCGTCGCGCTCGCCGTCATCCAGCTCGACCACGGCTTCACCACGCCCGATGTCGCGGTCCTTACCGAACAGGACATGCTCGGCGACCGGCTGGTGCGCCGCCGCCGCAAGAGATCGAGCCAGGCCTTTCTTGACGAGCTCGCCACGCTCTCGCCCGGCGACCTCGTCGTCCACGCCGATCACGGCATCGGCCGTTACGAGGGACTGACCCAGATCCCGGTCCAGCAGGCACCGCACGATTGCGTTGCGCTGGTCTATGCCGGCGGCGACAAGCTCTTCGTTCCGGTCGAGAATATCGACATCCTCTCGCGCTACGGCTCCGAAAGCGAGGGCGTCGCGCTCGACCGGCTTGGCGGCGAGGCCTGGCAGCGGCGCAAGAGCCGGATGAAGGAGCGCATCCGCGAGATTGCGGGCGAGCTCATCAAGACGGCGGCCGAGCGCGCGCTTCGCCCCGGCGCCGTCGCCGAACCCGACACCGGCTATGCGGCCTTTGCCGATCGTTTCCCTTATGAGGAGACCGAGGATCAGGACCGCGCCATCGCCGACGTGATCGCCGATCTCGGCTCCGGAAAGCCGATGGACAGATTGGTCTGCGGGGACGTCGGCTTCGGCAAGACCGAAGTCGCGCTGCGCGCCGCCTTCATCGCGGCGATGGCGGGAATGCAGGTCGCGCTGGTCGCGCCGACGACCCTTCTCGCGCGCCAGCATTTCCAGAATTTCAAGGAGAGGTTCCAGGGCTTCCCGATCGAGATCGGTCGGCTTTCCCGGCTCGTCCCCGCCAAGGAGGCGGCCGCGACAAAGGCCGGGCTCAAGGAGGGCAAGATCGACATCGTCGTCGGCACCCACGCGATCCTGGGCAAGGGCGTGGAGTTCAGGAATCTCGGCCTCGTCATCGTCGACGAGGAGCAGCGGTTCGGCGTCGTCCACAAGGAGAAATTGAAGACGCTGCGCGCCGACGTCCATGTCCTCACCCTCACCGCGACGCCGATTCCGCGAACGCTGCAGATGGCGATGTCGGGTCTTCGCGAGCTCTCCGTCATCCAGACGCCACCTGTGGATCGGCTCGCGGTGCGCACCTACGTCATGCCGTGGGACGGCGTGGTGGTTCGCGAGGCGCTGCTTCGCGAACATTATCGCGGCGGGCAGACCTTCTTCGTCGTCCCCCGGATCAGCGATCTCACAGACGTCGAGGAGTTCCTGCGCGAGGAAGTGCCCGAAGTGCGCGCCGTGACCGCCCACGGCCAGATGGCGCCGACCGAGATCGAGGAGCGGATGAGCGCCTTCTACGATCGCAAGTACGAAGTGCTGCTGTCGACCACGATCATCGAATCCGGCCTCGATATCCCGAGCGCCAACACCCTCATCGTCCATCGCGCCGACCGCTTCGGCCTTGCCCAGCTCTATCAGCTGCGCGGCCGCGTCGGGCGGGCCAAGACGCGGGCCTACGCCTATTTCACGACGCCGGCCGATCGGCTGATCACCGAGACCGCCGACAAGCGGCTCCAGGTGCTCGCCTCCCTCGAAAGCCTCGGTGCCGGATTCCAGCTCGCCACCCACGATCTCGACATACGCGGCGCGGGGAACCTGCTCGGCGACGAACAGTCCGGCCATATCAGGGAGGTCGGCTTCGAACTCTATCAGTCGATGCTTGAGGAGGCGATCCTGGAGGCCAAGGCGGGCGGCGTCGCGCCGCGGGCCGAGAGCTTCTCGCCCCAGATCACGATCGATGCGCCGATCCTGATCCCTGAGACCTATGTCCCGGATCTCGATCTCAGGATGGGGCTCTATCGCCGGATGAACGAGCTCGAATCGACCGCGGACATCGATCCGTTCGCGGCCGAGCTGATCGATCGCTTCGGCAAGCTCCCCGCCGAGACCGCGAACCTGCTCAAAGTCATCGAGATCAAGATGAACTGCCGCACTGCGATGGTCGCCAAGATGGATGTCGGGCCGAAGGGGGCGCTCGTTCATTTCCACGACGACACTTTCCCGGATCTGCCCGGCCTGCTCGCTTATGTCGAGCGGCTGAAGGGCACGGCGAAGCTGCGCCCCGACAGCAAGCTCGTCATCACCCGCGACTGGCCGAGCGCCGAAGCCCGGCTGAACGGCGCCCTGCAATTGTCGAAGGGCCTCGCGAAGATCCTGGCGTGA
- a CDS encoding GNAT family N-acetyltransferase, which translates to MPARAAPTLETSRLILRPFLESDIEAQSRTMADPAIVRHLGGTPFSREESWRRLLCAPGLWALLGYGYWAAVERDGGAYVGQIGFADFKRDLEPNIEGLPEMGWILAPEMHGRGYATEAVGAAISWADEVLKAPELTAIIDHGNQASIRVAEKSGFSIREEARYRGAPILLFRRRRAFAQS; encoded by the coding sequence GTGCCGGCGCGCGCCGCGCCCACGCTGGAGACCTCGCGCCTCATCCTTCGCCCATTCCTGGAAAGCGACATCGAGGCGCAGTCCAGGACGATGGCCGATCCCGCTATCGTGCGCCACCTCGGCGGCACGCCCTTTTCGCGCGAGGAAAGCTGGCGGCGTCTGCTCTGCGCGCCCGGCCTGTGGGCGCTGCTGGGCTATGGCTATTGGGCCGCGGTCGAGCGGGACGGCGGCGCCTATGTGGGGCAGATCGGCTTTGCCGATTTCAAGCGCGATCTTGAGCCCAATATCGAGGGCCTGCCGGAAATGGGGTGGATCCTCGCGCCGGAAATGCACGGCAGGGGCTATGCGACCGAGGCGGTCGGCGCGGCGATCAGCTGGGCGGACGAGGTGTTGAAGGCGCCCGAGCTGACGGCGATCATCGATCACGGCAATCAGGCATCGATCCGCGTCGCGGAAAAATCCGGCTTTTCGATCCGCGAAGAGGCACGCTATCGGGGCGCGCCGATCCTGTTGTTCAGGCGCCGCCGCGCGTTCGCTCAGTCTTGA
- the recG gene encoding ATP-dependent DNA helicase RecG, with protein sequence MRPDILNPLFAEVEALKGVGPQLAKPLHRLKLDRVVDVLFHLPVSWIDRRRVDELDESDVGHVITIELAARDYRQGAGRGPFRVHAEDARGNYVTLTYFNNPGWAKKQLPLGEARIVSGRLDRYGQELQIVHPDHVLTPAEGAAIPLREPVYPLSEGLTNHRLADLAGQALGRLPALGEWIEPGLKARRGWPDWAAALTMAHRDPGASEARDRLAYDEVFANQLALSLVRASSRKRRGRPLRGDGGLRDRLKLPYAPTGAQARAVAEIEGDLRQETPMLRLLQGDVGSGKTLVALMAMLAAVEAGAQAALLAPTEILARQHHANLSRMLAGLPVNIAILTGREKGRARESCLMGLADGSIHILIGTHAIFQEKVGYRRLGLAVVDEQHRFGVAQRLMLASKAEHPPHLLVMTATPIPRTLTLTQYGEMDVSRLDEMPPGRQPIETRVISEDRMAEVIDGLGRHIAAGRQAYWVCPLVEESETSDLAAAEERARILAERFPGKIGVVHGRMKGPEKDAVMAEFAAGRIAVLVATTVIEVGVDVPNATLMIVEHADRFGLAQLHQLRGRVGRGDQHSICLLLRGNVLSETARARLALMRETNDGFRIAEEDLRLRGAGEILGTRQSGEAQFRLATPEQIAELAPIATDDARLLVDRDGGLASERGQAARNLLYLMERDAAVGLLRGG encoded by the coding sequence ATGCGGCCCGATATCCTCAATCCGCTCTTCGCCGAGGTGGAGGCGTTGAAGGGCGTCGGGCCGCAGCTCGCGAAGCCGCTGCACCGGCTGAAGCTCGACCGGGTGGTCGATGTGCTGTTCCACCTGCCGGTGAGCTGGATCGACCGTCGGCGGGTCGACGAACTCGACGAGAGCGATGTCGGCCACGTCATCACCATCGAGCTCGCCGCCCGCGACTATCGCCAGGGTGCGGGCAGGGGCCCGTTCCGCGTCCACGCCGAGGATGCGCGCGGCAATTATGTGACGCTCACCTATTTCAACAATCCGGGCTGGGCGAAGAAGCAGCTGCCTTTGGGTGAGGCGCGGATCGTCTCGGGACGCCTCGATCGCTACGGGCAGGAGTTGCAGATCGTCCATCCGGACCATGTGCTGACGCCCGCCGAGGGCGCGGCCATCCCGCTGCGCGAGCCGGTCTATCCCCTGTCGGAGGGGCTCACCAATCATCGCCTCGCCGATCTCGCCGGGCAGGCGCTGGGTCGGCTTCCGGCGCTCGGCGAGTGGATCGAGCCCGGTCTGAAGGCCCGCCGCGGGTGGCCGGATTGGGCCGCCGCCCTCACCATGGCGCATCGTGATCCGGGCGCGAGCGAGGCGCGCGACCGGCTGGCCTATGACGAGGTGTTCGCCAACCAGCTCGCCCTGAGCCTAGTGCGCGCTTCCTCACGCAAGCGGCGCGGGCGGCCACTTCGCGGCGATGGCGGGCTGCGCGACCGGCTGAAGCTCCCCTATGCCCCGACCGGCGCCCAGGCCCGCGCCGTTGCAGAGATCGAAGGCGATCTTCGGCAGGAGACGCCGATGCTCCGCCTGCTCCAGGGCGATGTCGGCTCGGGCAAGACTCTGGTCGCATTGATGGCCATGCTGGCGGCGGTCGAGGCCGGGGCGCAGGCGGCGCTCCTCGCGCCGACCGAGATCCTCGCGCGCCAGCATCACGCCAATCTTTCGCGGATGCTGGCCGGGCTTCCCGTCAATATCGCGATCCTCACCGGCCGCGAAAAGGGGAGGGCGCGCGAATCCTGCCTCATGGGTCTTGCCGACGGATCGATCCACATCCTGATCGGCACCCATGCCATCTTCCAGGAGAAGGTCGGCTATCGCCGGCTCGGGCTTGCGGTGGTCGACGAGCAGCACCGCTTCGGCGTGGCGCAAAGGCTGATGCTCGCGTCCAAGGCCGAGCATCCGCCGCATCTTCTCGTCATGACCGCGACTCCGATCCCGCGAACGCTGACGCTCACCCAATATGGCGAGATGGACGTGAGCCGGCTCGACGAGATGCCGCCCGGCCGCCAGCCGATCGAAACCCGCGTCATCAGCGAGGACCGGATGGCGGAGGTGATCGACGGTCTCGGCCGCCACATCGCCGCGGGCAGGCAGGCTTATTGGGTCTGCCCGCTGGTCGAGGAAAGCGAGACATCGGACCTCGCGGCCGCCGAGGAACGGGCGCGGATCCTTGCTGAGCGGTTCCCCGGCAAGATCGGAGTCGTCCACGGCCGGATGAAGGGGCCGGAGAAGGACGCGGTCATGGCGGAATTCGCTGCCGGCCGGATCGCCGTTCTGGTCGCGACGACAGTGATCGAGGTCGGCGTCGATGTGCCCAATGCGACGCTGATGATCGTCGAACATGCCGATCGCTTCGGGCTTGCCCAGCTCCACCAGCTGCGTGGGCGGGTGGGGCGCGGCGACCAGCACAGCATCTGCCTTCTGCTGCGCGGCAACGTGCTGAGCGAGACGGCGCGGGCGCGGCTGGCTCTCATGCGCGAGACCAATGACGGCTTCCGCATCGCCGAGGAGGATCTGCGCCTGCGCGGCGCCGGCGAGATTCTCGGCACGCGCCAGTCCGGCGAGGCGCAGTTCCGGCTCGCGACGCCGGAGCAGATCGCCGAGCTCGCGCCGATCGCAACCGACGACGCGCGCCTGCTCGTCGATCGCGACGGCGGGCTTGCCAGCGAGCGCGGGCAGGCGGCGCGAAATCTGCTCTACCTCATGGAGCGCGATGCGGCGGTTGGGTTGCTGCGCGGCGGCTGA
- the rpmE gene encoding 50S ribosomal protein L31: MKTEIHPDYHMIKVQMTDGTVFETRSTWGKEGDTLQLDIDPKVHPAWTGGNTRVLDQGGQVARFNKRFGGLSLGKK; encoded by the coding sequence ATGAAGACCGAAATCCACCCCGACTATCACATGATCAAGGTGCAGATGACCGACGGCACCGTGTTCGAGACTCGCTCCACCTGGGGCAAGGAGGGCGATACCCTCCAGCTCGACATCGATCCCAAGGTCCATCCGGCCTGGACCGGCGGCAATACCCGCGTTCTCGATCAGGGCGGTCAGGTGGCGCGCTTCAACAAGCGCTTCGGCGGCCTCAGCCTCGGCAAGAAATAG
- a CDS encoding succinate dehydrogenase assembly factor 2, translated as MDRDARLKRLKFRAWHRGVREADMMVGGYYDRWHADWDDDQIAWFEALIEEQDVDIMAWAMGTAAVPARWQGEMMTRLQALDYIPLP; from the coding sequence ATGGACCGCGACGCCCGCCTGAAACGCCTCAAGTTCCGCGCCTGGCACCGCGGCGTCCGCGAGGCGGACATGATGGTGGGCGGCTATTATGACCGGTGGCACGCCGACTGGGACGATGACCAGATCGCCTGGTTCGAAGCCCTGATCGAGGAGCAGGATGTCGACATCATGGCCTGGGCGATGGGAACCGCGGCCGTCCCCGCGCGCTGGCAGGGCGAAATGATGACCCGCCTCCAGGCCCTCGACTACATCCCGCTCCCGTAA
- a CDS encoding CHAP domain-containing protein, protein MSRLVVRALLAFGLAAAASSPAAAVLQCAPYARAQSGIDIHGNAGTWWDQAAGRYRRGSEPRVGAVLAFQPSRAMPIGHVAVVAEIVDDRHVYLNHANWSGPGRIERRALAEDVSPNGDWSEVRVWYAPQNALGLRENPAFGFIYNESEGNDAPPAQTFAQEISAAIVSAGSH, encoded by the coding sequence CTGTCGCGTCTCGTCGTTCGCGCCCTGCTCGCCTTTGGGCTGGCCGCGGCGGCATCGAGTCCCGCGGCGGCCGTGCTGCAATGCGCCCCCTATGCGCGGGCCCAATCCGGCATCGACATCCACGGCAATGCCGGGACCTGGTGGGATCAGGCGGCCGGACGTTATCGCCGCGGCTCCGAACCTCGGGTCGGCGCGGTTCTCGCCTTCCAGCCCTCGCGGGCCATGCCGATCGGCCATGTCGCGGTCGTGGCCGAGATCGTCGACGACCGCCACGTCTATCTGAATCACGCCAACTGGTCCGGCCCGGGCCGGATCGAACGGCGCGCGCTCGCCGAGGATGTTTCGCCCAATGGCGACTGGAGCGAAGTTCGCGTCTGGTATGCGCCGCAAAACGCCCTCGGCCTGCGTGAAAACCCTGCTTTCGGTTTCATCTACAACGAAAGCGAAGGGAACGACGCGCCGCCTGCCCAGACCTTCGCACAAGAAATTTCCGCGGCTATCGTCTCGGCCGGCAGCCACTGA
- a CDS encoding TonB-dependent receptor plug domain-containing protein, which translates to MPIAILVLSASAAVSVTDPDIVVTASRDPVPVEEAAASATIFDSAALDALALPDASSVLRLSPGISVATSGPRGTQTQLRIRGAEANHTLLFVDGIRFNDPASGNEARFELLTTDLLSRIEIVRGPQSALWGSEALGGVIAVETPDPLTARGVTALAEYGSLDSLRTYGRASFGSDRFGVTAAGGYERSDGIDSFGDGGERDGFHTGTASLKAVYRAGPVKLGASGYWVDGLSQYDGTDPVTFLRADTLDSTRNRIAAVRGWATGTFGGWSARAEVSYLDSANHNYLAGDPLNQTYGNRLSLGGQLSRRFGDHELIAAIEHDEEEFRARDTAFGGATNQNDKRDNTGFVGEWRARWSDAFMTDVALRHDRFSDFADATTFRAAASLRPFRTVTIHAAYGEGIAQPTFFDLFGFFPGSFEGNPALKPERSRGWELGATWTRGPLSAGLTFFSARLHDEIVDVFDSTTFLSSVANAAGTSRRAGIETSLSWRAAAWLNFSANYTWLKATQQTEPGDPRVREVRRPRSTANLTAYGDVGRFSWSASLAYVGTRTDQDFDLFPSPTVRLGAYTLGSARVAWRVAPKLELYARVENAFDDDYQDVVGYNTPGRTVYAGLRVALGR; encoded by the coding sequence ATGCCCATTGCGATTCTGGTCCTGTCTGCATCCGCCGCCGTGTCGGTGACGGATCCGGACATTGTCGTCACCGCTTCTCGTGATCCCGTGCCCGTCGAAGAGGCCGCGGCGTCGGCCACGATCTTCGATTCCGCGGCGCTCGACGCGCTCGCCCTCCCCGACGCGTCGAGCGTGCTGCGCCTGTCGCCCGGGATTTCGGTGGCGACATCGGGCCCGCGCGGCACGCAGACCCAGCTGCGCATTCGCGGCGCCGAGGCCAATCACACCCTGCTCTTCGTCGACGGCATCCGGTTCAACGATCCCGCTTCCGGCAACGAAGCGCGGTTCGAGCTGCTGACAACAGACCTCCTGTCGCGGATCGAGATCGTCCGGGGCCCGCAGTCGGCGCTTTGGGGATCCGAAGCACTCGGCGGCGTCATTGCGGTCGAAACGCCCGATCCGTTGACCGCGCGGGGCGTCACCGCGCTCGCCGAATATGGCAGCCTCGATTCGCTCCGCACCTATGGTCGCGCCAGCTTCGGCTCTGACCGCTTCGGGGTTACCGCCGCCGGCGGCTATGAGCGCAGCGACGGCATCGATTCCTTCGGCGACGGCGGCGAGCGCGACGGCTTCCACACCGGCACGGCGAGCCTGAAGGCGGTCTATCGCGCCGGACCTGTCAAGCTCGGCGCGTCCGGCTACTGGGTGGATGGGCTCAGCCAGTATGACGGCACCGATCCAGTCACCTTCCTTCGCGCCGACACGCTCGATTCGACGCGCAACCGGATCGCGGCGGTCCGGGGATGGGCGACGGGCACGTTCGGCGGGTGGAGCGCGCGCGCCGAGGTGAGCTACCTCGACAGCGCCAACCACAATTACCTTGCCGGCGATCCGCTCAACCAGACCTACGGGAACAGGCTCTCGCTCGGCGGCCAGCTTTCGCGGCGCTTCGGCGACCACGAATTGATCGCGGCGATCGAGCATGACGAGGAAGAGTTCCGCGCCCGCGACACCGCCTTTGGCGGCGCGACGAACCAGAATGACAAGCGCGACAATACCGGCTTCGTCGGTGAATGGCGCGCGCGATGGAGCGATGCCTTCATGACCGATGTCGCGCTTCGCCACGACCGGTTCAGCGACTTTGCCGACGCAACGACATTCCGCGCCGCCGCCTCACTCCGCCCGTTCCGCACCGTCACCATCCACGCTGCTTATGGTGAGGGCATCGCCCAGCCCACCTTCTTCGATCTGTTCGGATTCTTCCCCGGCTCGTTCGAGGGCAATCCAGCGCTGAAGCCGGAGCGGTCGCGCGGCTGGGAGCTCGGCGCCACCTGGACACGCGGTCCGCTCAGCGCTGGCCTCACCTTCTTCTCCGCCCGCCTCCACGACGAGATCGTGGACGTGTTCGATTCCACGACCTTCCTCTCGAGCGTCGCCAATGCGGCGGGAACCAGCCGCCGCGCCGGCATCGAGACGAGCTTATCCTGGCGCGCGGCGGCCTGGCTGAATTTCAGCGCCAATTACACCTGGCTCAAGGCCACGCAGCAGACCGAGCCGGGCGACCCGCGCGTGCGCGAGGTCCGTCGCCCGCGGAGCACGGCGAACCTCACCGCTTACGGCGATGTCGGCCGGTTCAGCTGGAGCGCCAGCCTGGCTTATGTCGGGACGCGCACGGACCAGGATTTCGATCTCTTCCCCTCACCCACCGTACGGCTCGGAGCCTATACGCTTGGCTCGGCGCGGGTCGCCTGGCGCGTCGCGCCGAAGCTGGAGCTTTACGCCCGCGTGGAGAATGCGTTCGACGACGATTACCAGGATGTGGTCGGCTACAACACGCCGGGACGGACGGTCTATGCGGGTCTTCGCGTCGCTCTTGGCCGCTAG
- the tyrS gene encoding tyrosine--tRNA ligase, protein MTEYASELLRSLSSRGYIHQVTDPAGLDALARQQVVPGYIGFDATAPSLHVGSLVQIMMLRRLQQAGHKPIVVMGGGTTKIGDPSGKDESRRLLTAEDIGRNIASIRRVFERFLTFGDGPTDAIMVDNADWLDALDYIPFLREIGPHFTINRMLTFDSVKLRLDREQPLTFLEFNYMILQAYDFLELSRRVHCRLQMGGSDQWGNIVNGIELTRRIEGTQLYGLTTPLITTADGGKMGKTAAGAVWLNGDALSPYDYWQFWRNTQDADVGRFLRLFTDLPLDEIARLEALEGAEINEAKKQLADAATAMAHGDDAAARAAETARRTFEEGAGGEALPTLRVAGDIGLVDALIGLGLVASKNEARRLIAQGGARVDGAPAGEDRPIAVSGEVRISAGKKKHGLLIP, encoded by the coding sequence ATGACCGAATACGCATCCGAACTCCTGCGGTCGCTCTCGTCGCGCGGCTATATCCACCAGGTCACCGATCCGGCGGGGCTCGATGCGCTCGCGCGGCAGCAGGTGGTGCCGGGCTATATCGGCTTCGACGCAACCGCGCCGTCGCTCCATGTCGGCAGCCTGGTGCAGATCATGATGCTTCGGCGGCTCCAGCAGGCCGGGCACAAGCCGATCGTCGTCATGGGCGGAGGCACCACCAAGATCGGCGATCCGTCCGGCAAGGATGAGAGCCGCAGGCTCCTCACCGCCGAGGATATCGGCCGCAATATCGCCTCGATCCGCCGCGTGTTCGAGCGGTTCCTGACCTTCGGCGATGGGCCGACCGACGCGATCATGGTCGACAATGCCGACTGGCTCGACGCGCTCGACTACATTCCGTTCCTGCGCGAGATCGGCCCGCATTTCACGATCAACCGGATGCTGACGTTCGACAGCGTCAAGCTCCGGCTCGACCGCGAGCAGCCGCTCACCTTCCTCGAATTCAACTACATGATCCTCCAGGCCTATGACTTCCTGGAGCTGTCGCGCCGAGTCCACTGCCGGCTGCAGATGGGCGGATCGGACCAGTGGGGCAATATCGTCAACGGCATCGAGCTGACGCGGCGGATCGAGGGGACGCAGCTCTATGGGCTCACCACCCCGCTCATCACCACCGCGGACGGCGGCAAGATGGGCAAGACCGCCGCCGGCGCCGTCTGGCTCAACGGCGATGCGCTCAGCCCCTATGATTACTGGCAGTTCTGGCGGAACACGCAGGATGCCGATGTCGGCCGGTTCCTGCGCCTGTTCACCGATCTTCCGCTCGACGAGATCGCGCGGCTGGAGGCGCTCGAGGGCGCCGAGATCAACGAGGCGAAGAAGCAGCTCGCCGACGCCGCCACCGCGATGGCGCATGGCGACGACGCGGCCGCCCGGGCCGCCGAGACGGCCCGCCGCACGTTCGAGGAAGGGGCCGGCGGCGAGGCGCTGCCGACGCTGAGAGTCGCCGGCGACATCGGCCTGGTCGACGCGCTGATCGGCCTCGGCCTCGTCGCGTCCAAGAACGAGGCCCGCCGGCTGATCGCCCAGGGCGGCGCCCGGGTGGACGGCGCGCCGGCCGGCGAAGACCGGCCCATCGCGGTCTCGGGCGAAGTCCGCATCTCCGCCGGCAAGAAGAAGCACGGCCTGCTCATTCCCTGA